Below is a window of Agathobacter rectalis ATCC 33656 DNA.
CTGAGCCGGACTCTCCCATGATTGCCACATACTCACCTTCCTCTACAGAGAAATTGATGTTTTTCAATGCCTGTACCTGGTTGCCACCAAATCTGGTGGTATATATTTTTTTGAGGTTACTTACTTCTAAGATTGCCATTTCAATGCTCCTTCGCGATTATTTCTACAATGTTATTTAAGCTTATATTTTTGTTACATTTATTTTAAATATGACGTCATAATCGGCTTCACAACTTACATTGTTGCCGCTTCATGTAATTATAATAACAAAAGACCGGAATGTATGCTATCGAATCAGCTTACATTTCGACCTCGTATCTTACATTTTTGTAAGAAATGACAAGGAAACTTAATCTGGAGTAGCAAAAAAGAGGATTGGCACAGATGTGCTGATCCTCCTTTTATCTACAGATTTTTAATTACCTCAACTCTTGTGACAACGCCCTGCTTCACATTATCAACTCTGAGCGCACAATCCTGGTAATACACACAGGCTCCGATTGACACATTTTTACCCTCATCCTGCAATTTTTCGCTTATCACATCTCTAAGCAGCTTTGTCTTTTCCTCCGGTATATTTGTTCCGGAAATAAAATTCGCCCTCGCTACCGTCTGGCTGCCACGGCATATCATGTGGTCTGCCTCATCAAAGCTGCAGAAAAGGAATTTTCTGATGGCAAAAAGCGCCGCTATCGCACCTATTCCGACAAGTGTCTCATATACATTGAGATGCTCCACGATCATCTGTCTGGCTGTCGCAAACAAAAGCACCTCTATGATCGTGCCCGGCTTATGAGTACAGAGCATTTTCACAAACTCCACGCCGATTGCAAGCGACATGATATATTCCATGTAATACTCCAGTTTAATTTTATCATGCCATATATCAAAAAAACACTGCCCTATAAGCTTTATAATAAGCACCACTATCACAAACACCAGTACTGCCGACAGAAAAAGTTCCACGTAGGCTGCTACATTTTTCATTGTTTTTCTCAGGAATTGCTTCATTATCATTTATTCCTCTCTTTTTTAGTTACCGGCAATAATCTTTTTTATTGCAGTAATTTATTTTAATATCCTATGGAAATGATTATCATACTATTCTAATTTCATATATCTAAAAGCTCCCACATAATAGTCAAATTATGTGAGAGCCTTTGCGCGAAAATTATATTTTTTTATGTTTTCTCCCGCATTCTGCGGGTATATATTTTGCCAGAATACTTTCATGGCAATTGGGTTCTAAATAAATTTGATACCAGGCTCCGGCAACTATTTGATGAATCCTACCTGCTTGCAGATTTCCTCTGTTGCTGCATCCTTTTTCTTGTTGAACTCAACTTTCTGCTGCTCGAACCAGTTGTTACCCTCTGCATCTATAGATACGATAAGTGGGCCAAACTCTTTCACACGGCAGTTCCAGAGTGTCTCAGGCATTCCGAGATCTCTCCACTCTGCACGGACGATTTCCTCAACCTCTGTTGCGGCTACTACTGCATTTCCTGCCGGGAATACGCAGTGAATGGCACCGAACTCTTTACATGCACGCTCTGTATTCTCTTTCATACCACCTTTTCCGATGATAACACGTACGCCGGTCTCTTTTACGAACTCGTACTCGAATTTCTCCATACGCATACTTGTTGTCGGTCCAACAGATACCATCTCAAATTTGTCATTCTCGAGTGGACGGATGATCGGTCCTGCATGGAAAATAGCATTGTTTCTTACGTCTACCGGAAGCTCTCTTCCCTCCTCAACGAGACGTCGGTGTGCTACGTCACGGCATGTTGTCATGCTTCCATTTAAGTATACAATATCTCCGATTTTTATTCCTTTAAGATCCTCTGCTGAGATTGGTGTTGTTAAAATTGTTTTTCCATTAATTCTCTCTACCATTATAATTCCACCCCCGAATGTGTTGTGATTGTATAGTTAAGGTCCTTATCAAAAACAATGTGTCCGCGTCTGTGGCTCCAGCAGCCTACGTTTACGGCTACACCGATTGTAGATGGATGACGGGCTGTGTTCTCGATATTTACACCCATTACTGAGTATTTTCCGCCCATTCCCTGAGGTCCAAGGCCGATAGCATTGATACCATCCTCGAGAAGTGTTTCCATCTTTGCAGCTCTCTCGTTCTCATTGTGAGATCCGATTGGACGCATGAGTGCTTTCTTTGATAAAAGTGCTGCTGTCTCAACAGATGTTGCTACACCTACACCTACCAGGAGAGGTGGGCATGCATTTAAACCATAAGTAGTCATAACATCCATTACGAATTTTGTAACTCCTTCATAGCCCTCTCCAGGCATAAGTACCATAGCTTTTCCCGGAAGTGTACATCCACCTCCTGCCATGTATGTGTAGATCTCACATTTGTCACTGTTTGGCACGATATCCCAGAATACTGTAGGTGTTCCTTTTCCAACGTTCTTGCCTGTGTTGTACTCATCGAAAGTCTCAACACTGTTGTGACGAAGAGGAGCCTCAAATGTAGCTTTTACAACTGCCTCTTTTAAAAGTCCCTCAAGCTCATCAATAAGTGGGAATTTTGTTCCACATTTAACCCAGAACTGAAGTACTCCTGTATCCTGGCAGCTTGGGCGGTTAAGTTTTACCGCAAGCTCCTGATTTCTAAACATTGTATCATAGATTGTTTTTGAAAGAGGACTGTCCTCTTTGTCACGGAGTTCTGTCAGTTTTGCAATGACATCATCCGGTAATTTTTTTGCTATATGAGCGATAAAATTTGCCATATAGGTGGTAAGCTGTTCTACCTGTTTCTCGTTTGACATAGTTTTTCCTCCTAATATAAATCTTGTAAATAATTAAATATTAATTTATTGTTTACCCACTCCCATCCGTTCTTATGGGAAGAACGGATAGAAAATCGGCAGTAAGACCATACTTACAATGGTCGCCACTACTATAAGCGGAATACCGGCCTTTGCATAATCCTTGAAGGTGTATCCTCCGGCTGTAATGACCATTGTGTTGGCAGGCATACCGATAGGTGTGGCGTATGCACATGAACCACCGATAACACATGCCATAAGTACTGCACTCGGGTCAGCTCCAATCTCTGTGGCAATTGATACGCAGATCGGAACCAAAAGTGCTGTGGTGGCGGTATTTGACATAAAGTTCGTAAGTACACAGCAAAGCATGAACACTACGAATGTGAGAACGTATGGTGATGGATTTTTGCCAAGTATACCGATAACCGCTGTTGCGATTTCTTCGCCTGCCCCGGTCTCCTGAAGCGCCGCTGCAAGTGAAAGAGTTCCACCAAATAAGAAAATGGTTTTCAAATCTATTGATTTAAGTGCGTTTTTCTCACTGATAACGCCTGTAATGATAAGGGCAAGTGCTCCGACACAGCCGATGACACAAAGCTTTATACCAATCTTGTCCTCGAAAATCATTCCCAAAAGTGTAAGGATTAAGATAATCAATGACATCATCTGTTTCCATTTAGGCACATTTGAAAAATCCTTCTGCTCATCATATGAGCTTTCCGTACTGCCCTGCTTTTCAGGCAGGAATTTGTATCCTATAAATGCAAAGTACAGAATACCTGCTATAAGTATCGGAAGTCCTACCTTTGCATACTCGAAAAATCCAAAGCTAAGTCCAATCTCTCCCATAGCTGATTGTGCTATGAGATTTCCCGGTGCACCGATGAGAGATAAATTTCCACCCATGGCTGCTGCAAAAACAAGTGGCATAAGAAGTCTCGATCTCGAGTATCCTGATTTTGCTGCAATTCCGATAACTACCGGAATGAGAACTGCTGCAGTTCCTGTGTTTGAAAGTACTCCGCTCATCAGTCCCACAATCACCATGATTGCTATGATAAGCTGCCTCTCTGTTTTGGCGAAGTGTGTGACCACTCCTCCAATTTTGTTTGCCATACCGGTTTCAAACAATGCTCCTCCGACGATAAACATCGCTACGAAAAGAATTACATTGCTGTCAATAAATCCTGAAAAAGCTGTTTTCCAATCCAGTACTCCTGTGATAACAAGACCGACGCATACTATCATGGATGTAACCCCAAGCGGAATCTTTTCCCACACGAACATCACAACGGCAAACAATAAGAATAAAAGTGTTATTGTTGCTGGACTCATATCATTTTCCTCCTCCGTTTAATATTTGATATTTGATATTGTATCCAATTTCTGAGTTTAAGATATAACAAAAAACCGAAATCGTCAATACCTTTTTGACAATTTCGGCAATTTATATATATTCCACCTATTCAATTTGTGCATCTATTACAAGTAATGTGTTAAATTAGTAACTTATATCTACACATAATATGTCAGCATATCATCACGACTACGCATGATATGCTCATACATCCTCCGCTGTGCAAGCTGCACATCATGAGCCTTGATTGCTTCGTATATAGCCTCATGCTCCTTTATAGAAATGCCCGCATATTCCTCCTCTGTGACCATGCTGCCCATTGAAAGTCCGTTCCACAGTTCTGCGATCATATTTTCCATCTTTTTATTGCCGGATGCTGCCCAGATTTCACTATGAAACTCACGGTTTAAATCCGCATATCTGCTATAATCTCCGGAAGCTGTCATCTCCCTTGCATCCAGGTATGACTGCTCTATCTTGCTGATATCGATATCAGGTGAAGCAGCAAAACCTGCACATGCGCCCTCGAGTATACCTCTAATCTGATAGTGCTCCCTTATGTACGTCTCTGTAATTCCAAGTACTATTGCTCCCTTATTCGGTCTTAGCTTGATAAGTCCGTCATGCGCTAATATCTGAAAAGCCTCACGCACGGGAGTTATAGATACATTAAGCTGCTGCGCTACATTTTCCAGTGTAAGATTTTCTCCCTCTTTTAGCTGTTTTGACAAAATTGCCTTGCGCAGCTCCGATGCTACACGCTCCTTCGCTGACGGAATCTTTATCGGTTTAAGTCCTATCATAATTACTTTTTCCTCTTGTTATCTTTTAATTTTATATGCTTCCGAATCATCTGTCATTATTCAGTATAAAATAAGTCACCAATTACCTGCTGCTTTCTTCCCTCTCTGCTATAACAGCCTCACAAAGACTTCCAAAATATTCTCCCAACAGTTCTCTGACAATATTTATATCCTTATCCGAATATGCCTCTGCTATTTTCGATAACAGCTCAAGTCTTCGCACATTTTCCCTGCCTGCTGCCGTCTCTTCAACCGCAAACCTGATATAGCACCAAAGACCATTTTCAAGAATATGTGTAAAATACTCGTTATGACTATTGGATATAATTGTCTCATGAAACTGCAGCTCTGCAGACAATTTTTCATTTATAGCAGATGGCTCATGTACGCAATTGGGCTGCTCACTGTTATCACTGACCGCTTTATCCCACAAACATATACCAGACTGCAGCATGCCCTTTAACAGTTTTATCTCCACATCTGAAAGCAGCTCATAGATTTCCGTTATCACCTCGTCCGAAAAATCAGCCACCACCACATGCCTTGTTGCCAGTCTCTTTGCCAATCCCTGCGACTCAAGTATCTGCAATGCCTCCCTGATTGGTATTCTCGAATAACCGAGACTATCCGCAAGCTCTTCCTGACGCAATGGCACTCCTGATGACATACGTCCTGATAAAATTTCATTCTGAATAGCTTCCGCTATATAATCACATACTCTTTTATTTCTCATAATATATATTATATCTGATTTTGGATACAATTTCCAGTCAAACTTATTACACCGATTTATCCTAATCTCTCACATCCGCATAATCCAGATCAAACCCTATCCACACCTTAGTTCCTTTTCCAATCTCTGACTCCATGCGGATTGTATGCCCCAGCTTATCTGCCATCTGCCTGCACAGATAAAGCCCAATTCCTGTAGCCTTCTTATCGGCATGACCATTGTAGCCTGTGTAGCCCTTTTCAAAAACACGTGGCAGATCCTCGGCTTTGATTCCTATTCCGGTATCCTTTATTGTAATAAAAAACCGGTCTTTTTCCTCTGCAGTTTCTATTGTAACAACCCCATGCGGTGTATATTTTATGGCATTTGAAAGTATCTGTTCCAGCATAAATGCAAGCCATTTTCCGTCAGTATATATCTCCTGCCCGGTTCCTGAATAATTTATCCCAATATGCCTTCGTATCATAATTTTTGCATATTTTTTAATGGTATCACGTATGACACCATCCACACTGACTTTTTCAAGCACAAAATCATTTTCGGTGCTGCTCACACGCTGATACTGCAAAGCCATACTGACATATTCCTCTATGCGGAACAATTCGTCCTCAAATGAAGCCACATTATCTGACAGCTCTGTGAGTACAGCCTGTTGTTTCAAAGCAGCATTTAATCCTGCAGCACCGATATTCCCACCGGTCATATCGCCTATATGGCACTGACTCTGTTCATCATCACATATAAGCTGCCCAAGCTCCTCCCGCTCTGCCTCAAGCAGTAGTTTCATAGCCGATATCGGGGTCTTTATCTGGTGCACCCACATAGAGTAATAATCTCTCATCTGTGATTGTCTGATTGCAGCACTGCTTTCTGACTCACTTCTTGCAATACTTTGATTTTCCAGCAGCCGATGATAAAGCATCTCCACATCATCTGTTGCTTCCGGAAGCTGTGCCTGTTCCTCAACCGGACGCTTTAAAGCATTGCTTAGAGCTTTTACCTTGCTGCTATATCTGAAAAATCCAACCAAAACTGTTATCAGAAGAAGTATTGCATCAAGCACTGCCGCATACACCAGATCCTGTTTGCGCGCACCAATCAGGTACATGTAAAGCAAATGGATACAGGTCATTGTGACTATCATCAAAATCCATATATAGTTTTGTTTTATAAAATTTGTCAGATGCGGTTTGTTTTGTATTTTTGCCATGACCTCTCACCCCAGCCTGTACCCAAGCCCCTTTTTTGTGACAATAAAGCTCTCAAGCCCTATAGAATCCAGCTTTTTACGCAGCCTGTTGACATTCACCGAAAGTGTATTCTCGTCCACATACGCATCACTCTCCCACAGCTTTTCCATTAGAAGGCTGCGTGATACAATCCTTTCTTTATTGTCAAAAAGTGTCTGCAATATTTTGAGCTCATTCTTTGTAAGCTCGAGCCTTTTGTCGTCATAGGTTATGGTGGCATCAGATATATTGAGCATGGCGCCATTATGCTCCAAAACACTGTTATTTGCGCCAAAATCATAGCAGCGCCTGATGATAGCCTGTATCTTTACGGTCAGCACATCGAGGTCAAACGGCTTTGCTATAAAGTCGTCTGCCCCCATACTGACTGCCATCACTATATTCATATTATCAGCAGCGGATGACAGGAAAACCACAGGAACCTTTGATACCCTTCTGATTTCCGTACACCAGTGATACCCATTGTAAAACGGCAGACCGATATCCATAAGCACAAGCTGCGGATCAAATGATGCAAATTCTGACATTACAGCATCAAATTTCTGCACCACATGCACATCATAATCCCATTTTTCCAAATGTCTTCTGACAAGCTTTGCTATGGTCTCGTCATCCTCAACCAAAAATATTCTATACATTATTTTTCGCTTTCTTCCATGATAATCTCAGCCGCATCGATGATGAGCTGTGATGCCTTCATACGAAGTAAATCCGGCTTGAGCTGTGCCTTTGGAATCACCTGCTTTACAACGTCAACAGGCTGACCATACTTCTGTGAAATAAGCTCATACTGCTCATCCATCTCCTCGTCAGATACAGTGATATTTTCCACTCTGATGATTTCATCGAGAACAGCCTCAAGCTTTACCTGCTTCTGTGCTACAGGCTTGAGTTCATCCTTTAAGCTATCCATAGTCTTGCCTGTCATCTGAAGATACTGCTCCATAGCCACACCCTGCTGTGCAAATGATGCTGCCATCTGCTGAAGCTGCATATTTACCGCTGTCTCTACTGCCTGTGGCGAAACAAGACATGAGCTGCTCTCAAGAATCTGGTCATAGAGCTTTTCTCTTGCCGCATCTGCCTTTCTTGCCTCTACCTGGTACTCAAGATACTCGTTGATATATTTCTTTAAATCCTCCACTGACTGTACCTCAGGGAAATTGAGAGATGCTGCAAACTCATCGTTCAGCTCTGCTTCCTTCTCATTGTAAATCTCGTGCAGCTTAACCTTGAAAACAACCGCTTTTCCTGCAAGCTCCGGCGCATGATACTGCTCAGGGAATGAGAGATTGATGTCTCTGTCCTCACCGATTTCCATGCCTACAAGCTGCTCCTCAAAGCCCGGAATAAAAGAGCCTGAACCGATTCCCAGAGGATATTTCTCAGCCTTTCCGCCCTCAAACGCAACTCCGTCCTTAAAGCCCTCGTAGTCTATTACTGCCGTGTCGCCCATTGCTAACGGGCCTGTTTTCTGCTCTCTGACAGGATTTCCTGAAAGAAGTGTCGCTATCTGTGAATTAACATCCTCCTCTGTATATGCAATATAAGGGATGTTTGCCTTTAATCCTTTGTAATTTCCTAATACGATGTCCATGATTATACCTTTCTTTTATGTGTATTTATATCTGCTTAACTAAGCTGTTATATGCAAATAGTATACACTAGTTACCAAATAAAGCCAATAAAAACTCATTGCATGCTTTAAAAAGGATTGTAAGGCTGTGATACGTGAAAATGGTTCTAATCTTACGCAATCAGGCTATTAATAGCCTTCAATTCATACAATGTAAATGGATCAATATCTATACAATCACTTTCATCCATTTTTCCGGAAATATCCCATGCAAGCGTTCCATTCATTACCGTACATGCATTTTTAAAATTTTCAATATCTCTCAAAGGCTCAAAAATTGAAGATTTAAGATCCTGTGTTGTATCATAATCAACTATTTTACCATCATCAAAGAAAACCTGTACATGATAATTATCTAAAGGTATTACCTGTACAACTGTAGGAAAATATTCATTCATATATTTCACCTCTCATTATATAAGTGGATTAATTTTGTTCAATGGTTTCATGTCCTTGGCCAATTCCCAATTCTGCATTAATTCATCCTGATGAATCGTACACCAGGCCAATATCAATCGTAATTGTTTATTCGGCAAAGAGCCTCTTATTACTTGTATATTATTAATATCTACTAATGCTTTATGTCCATTATATTCAGCATGAAAATGTGGTGGCATATGGTCATTATAATACATAGTGACTCTAATCCCATAAAATAATGATATCTCAGGCATATTTTACCCTCTTTCTATAGAAACAAATCCGCAATACTATATCAATAGTATAGCGGATTTACATCTAAAACACAAATTAGAAATTATCTTTTTATTTGCAGGCTTAATTTTTTACTGCCTTAAAGCACAGCCATCTATGCTCAGCTTCCTTAAAAATCAAAAAACCAATTCCCACCATAACCGGTGTATACAGTCCCAAATCAAGCCAGCTTTTTACATGCCATCCATAATATGCCCCTCTCATAAGAATTGCTGAAAGCTGTCCAAGTATGACCGGTATCATAATATTTTTTCCAACTACTATAAGCTTTGCTTTTCTCAACTTTTTAAGATCAACCGGCAAATATATATATTTCTCAAATATATTAACTTTTCTACCATTTTCCCATATATATGTAATGTATCTGAACTGTGCATAATACAATCCAAATGTAAAAAACACCACCATATTATAATAATAAAGATCAAATTCAGTATTCATTACACCACAAAATGCACCTGCGATTACCACAAACCCCATACCCATATTCATGAGGATATACGTTCCGCAGGTCTCAACCATCATGCGCTTTTTCCAATTGTCATGCTCCGTTTTAATCAGGGTACTCATATCCATTTCACATCTCCATCTGTTTTCTATTGCGTGTTGTACACCTAATGCAAGCTATAAAATTATACCATTCACCCCCGGTATTACCGGCAGCAATTATAAGCTACTCAAGTATCTCACGCATTGAATATTCTCCGTTCTTTATATCTATAACATAGTCTGCCACCCTCGACAAATCCTCGTCCAGATGCGTGGCAAGAAGTATTGTCATCTCATACTCTGCCACAAATTCCTGCAGTAATTTTAAGAAATCATCCCTGAACACCGGGTCGAGATTGGCAGTCGGCTCATCCATCAGAAGCACTTTGGGTCTGTATGCTGCCGCAAATGCAAACTGATACTTTATCATTTCTCCTGTAGAAAACGAGCA
It encodes the following:
- the ttdB gene encoding L(+)-tartrate dehydratase subunit beta, with amino-acid sequence MVERINGKTILTTPISAEDLKGIKIGDIVYLNGSMTTCRDVAHRRLVEEGRELPVDVRNNAIFHAGPIIRPLENDKFEMVSVGPTTSMRMEKFEYEFVKETGVRVIIGKGGMKENTERACKEFGAIHCVFPAGNAVVAATEVEEIVRAEWRDLGMPETLWNCRVKEFGPLIVSIDAEGNNWFEQQKVEFNKKKDAATEEICKQVGFIK
- the ttdA gene encoding L(+)-tartrate dehydratase subunit alpha is translated as MSNEKQVEQLTTYMANFIAHIAKKLPDDVIAKLTELRDKEDSPLSKTIYDTMFRNQELAVKLNRPSCQDTGVLQFWVKCGTKFPLIDELEGLLKEAVVKATFEAPLRHNSVETFDEYNTGKNVGKGTPTVFWDIVPNSDKCEIYTYMAGGGCTLPGKAMVLMPGEGYEGVTKFVMDVMTTYGLNACPPLLVGVGVATSVETAALLSKKALMRPIGSHNENERAAKMETLLEDGINAIGLGPQGMGGKYSVMGVNIENTARHPSTIGVAVNVGCWSHRRGHIVFDKDLNYTITTHSGVEL
- a CDS encoding SLC13 family permease; this encodes MSPATITLLFLLFAVVMFVWEKIPLGVTSMIVCVGLVITGVLDWKTAFSGFIDSNVILFVAMFIVGGALFETGMANKIGGVVTHFAKTERQLIIAIMVIVGLMSGVLSNTGTAAVLIPVVIGIAAKSGYSRSRLLMPLVFAAAMGGNLSLIGAPGNLIAQSAMGEIGLSFGFFEYAKVGLPILIAGILYFAFIGYKFLPEKQGSTESSYDEQKDFSNVPKWKQMMSLIILILTLLGMIFEDKIGIKLCVIGCVGALALIITGVISEKNALKSIDLKTIFLFGGTLSLAAALQETGAGEEIATAVIGILGKNPSPYVLTFVVFMLCCVLTNFMSNTATTALLVPICVSIATEIGADPSAVLMACVIGGSCAYATPIGMPANTMVITAGGYTFKDYAKAGIPLIVVATIVSMVLLPIFYPFFP
- a CDS encoding GntR family transcriptional regulator: MIGLKPIKIPSAKERVASELRKAILSKQLKEGENLTLENVAQQLNVSITPVREAFQILAHDGLIKLRPNKGAIVLGITETYIREHYQIRGILEGACAGFAASPDIDISKIEQSYLDAREMTASGDYSRYADLNREFHSEIWAASGNKKMENMIAELWNGLSMGSMVTEEEYAGISIKEHEAIYEAIKAHDVQLAQRRMYEHIMRSRDDMLTYYV
- a CDS encoding GntR family transcriptional regulator, with translation MRNKRVCDYIAEAIQNEILSGRMSSGVPLRQEELADSLGYSRIPIREALQILESQGLAKRLATRHVVVADFSDEVITEIYELLSDVEIKLLKGMLQSGICLWDKAVSDNSEQPNCVHEPSAINEKLSAELQFHETIISNSHNEYFTHILENGLWCYIRFAVEETAAGRENVRRLELLSKIAEAYSDKDINIVRELLGEYFGSLCEAVIAEREESSR
- a CDS encoding sensor histidine kinase, whose amino-acid sequence is MAKIQNKPHLTNFIKQNYIWILMIVTMTCIHLLYMYLIGARKQDLVYAAVLDAILLLITVLVGFFRYSSKVKALSNALKRPVEEQAQLPEATDDVEMLYHRLLENQSIARSESESSAAIRQSQMRDYYSMWVHQIKTPISAMKLLLEAEREELGQLICDDEQSQCHIGDMTGGNIGAAGLNAALKQQAVLTELSDNVASFEDELFRIEEYVSMALQYQRVSSTENDFVLEKVSVDGVIRDTIKKYAKIMIRRHIGINYSGTGQEIYTDGKWLAFMLEQILSNAIKYTPHGVVTIETAEEKDRFFITIKDTGIGIKAEDLPRVFEKGYTGYNGHADKKATGIGLYLCRQMADKLGHTIRMESEIGKGTKVWIGFDLDYADVRD
- a CDS encoding response regulator transcription factor, producing the protein MYRIFLVEDDETIAKLVRRHLEKWDYDVHVVQKFDAVMSEFASFDPQLVLMDIGLPFYNGYHWCTEIRRVSKVPVVFLSSAADNMNIVMAVSMGADDFIAKPFDLDVLTVKIQAIIRRCYDFGANNSVLEHNGAMLNISDATITYDDKRLELTKNELKILQTLFDNKERIVSRSLLMEKLWESDAYVDENTLSVNVNRLRKKLDSIGLESFIVTKKGLGYRLG
- the tig gene encoding trigger factor, whose translation is MDIVLGNYKGLKANIPYIAYTEEDVNSQIATLLSGNPVREQKTGPLAMGDTAVIDYEGFKDGVAFEGGKAEKYPLGIGSGSFIPGFEEQLVGMEIGEDRDINLSFPEQYHAPELAGKAVVFKVKLHEIYNEKEAELNDEFAASLNFPEVQSVEDLKKYINEYLEYQVEARKADAAREKLYDQILESSSCLVSPQAVETAVNMQLQQMAASFAQQGVAMEQYLQMTGKTMDSLKDELKPVAQKQVKLEAVLDEIIRVENITVSDEEMDEQYELISQKYGQPVDVVKQVIPKAQLKPDLLRMKASQLIIDAAEIIMEESEK
- a CDS encoding DUF2442 domain-containing protein, producing MNEYFPTVVQVIPLDNYHVQVFFDDGKIVDYDTTQDLKSSIFEPLRDIENFKNACTVMNGTLAWDISGKMDESDCIDIDPFTLYELKAINSLIA
- a CDS encoding DUF4160 domain-containing protein gives rise to the protein MPEISLFYGIRVTMYYNDHMPPHFHAEYNGHKALVDINNIQVIRGSLPNKQLRLILAWCTIHQDELMQNWELAKDMKPLNKINPLI